In one Alphaproteobacteria bacterium genomic region, the following are encoded:
- a CDS encoding copper resistance system multicopper oxidase, protein MTLKTAIRALALGSGLIALPWGGVTAGEYDLTVDRVTIDTGSFTRSGIGYNGASPGPVLRFKEGEEVTINVTNNLDEPTSIHWHGLILPYEQDGVPGISYDGIAPGETFTYRFPIVQAGTYWFHSHTDFQEPDGAYGAIVIEPEGREPFRFDREYVVQLTDAHPHSGHRIMRNLKMMPDYYNRQQRTFLDFLSDSEKEGMQSALADRAAWGDMRMMPTDIEDLQGYDPLINGRSASQNWTGLFEPGERVRLRFVNSSAMTYFDIRIPGLEMTVVQADGNNVQPVSVDEFRIAVAETYDVIVKPTDDRAYTIFAESMGRTAYARGTLAPREGMAGPVPDLRQPPLLTMADMGMAHDGMDHAAMGHGAPAAGTHTMADGTVMQGMAHGSMEGMDHSAHAGMQGSAADPFYAPGSGLTPRAANDGKFLSYADLKAQKPLYKDREATREIEIRLTGNMERYIWSLNGVKYDDADPIVLQYGERVRFKFVNETMMTHPMHLHGMWSILDNGNGKFDPIKHVVSVSPGTTVYMETEVDAPGQWAFHCHLSYHADSGMFRKVIVQGGPVADALKSEG, encoded by the coding sequence ATGACTCTGAAAACCGCGATCCGGGCGCTTGCGCTCGGATCCGGCCTGATCGCGCTGCCATGGGGTGGCGTGACGGCCGGAGAATATGACCTGACGGTCGATCGCGTTACGATCGACACCGGATCCTTCACCCGCAGCGGCATCGGCTACAACGGCGCCTCGCCCGGCCCTGTCCTGCGTTTCAAGGAAGGCGAAGAGGTTACGATCAACGTGACCAACAATCTGGATGAGCCGACTTCGATTCATTGGCATGGCCTGATCCTGCCCTATGAGCAGGACGGCGTGCCCGGCATCAGCTATGACGGTATCGCCCCCGGTGAAACCTTCACCTACCGGTTTCCCATCGTTCAGGCCGGGACCTACTGGTTCCACAGCCACACGGACTTTCAGGAGCCAGACGGCGCCTATGGGGCGATCGTCATCGAACCGGAAGGCCGTGAACCATTCCGGTTCGACCGTGAATATGTGGTTCAACTGACCGACGCCCATCCGCATTCCGGCCATCGGATCATGCGAAATCTGAAGATGATGCCGGACTATTATAACCGGCAGCAGCGGACCTTCCTGGACTTCCTGTCAGACAGCGAGAAGGAAGGCATGCAATCGGCCCTGGCGGACCGTGCCGCCTGGGGCGACATGCGCATGATGCCGACCGATATCGAGGACCTGCAGGGATACGATCCGCTGATCAATGGCAGGAGCGCCAGCCAGAACTGGACCGGACTTTTCGAACCCGGCGAAAGGGTGCGGCTGCGGTTCGTCAACTCATCCGCGATGACCTATTTCGATATCCGCATTCCCGGCCTGGAAATGACGGTCGTACAGGCGGACGGCAACAATGTTCAGCCTGTCAGCGTCGACGAGTTCCGGATTGCAGTGGCGGAAACCTATGACGTCATTGTGAAGCCGACCGACGATCGCGCCTATACGATCTTTGCTGAATCAATGGGGCGTACCGCCTATGCACGGGGCACCCTTGCCCCGCGCGAAGGCATGGCCGGTCCCGTGCCGGACCTGCGCCAGCCTCCGCTGCTGACCATGGCGGATATGGGCATGGCGCATGACGGCATGGATCACGCGGCCATGGGGCACGGGGCCCCGGCCGCCGGGACCCATACCATGGCGGACGGCACCGTTATGCAAGGTATGGCACACGGCAGCATGGAAGGCATGGACCACAGCGCCCATGCCGGCATGCAGGGCTCTGCCGCCGATCCGTTCTATGCACCGGGCAGCGGTCTGACCCCACGGGCGGCCAATGACGGAAAATTCCTGTCCTATGCCGACCTGAAAGCCCAGAAACCACTATACAAGGACCGCGAGGCGACCCGGGAAATCGAGATCCGTCTGACCGGCAATATGGAGCGCTATATCTGGTCTCTGAACGGCGTGAAATACGATGACGCCGATCCGATCGTCCTGCAATACGGCGAACGTGTCCGCTTCAAGTTTGTCAACGAGACCATGATGACGCATCCGATGCATCTGCACGGCATGTGGTCGATCCTGGATAATGGCAACGGCAAGTTCGACCCGATCAAGCATGTCGTCAGCGTGTCGCCCGGCACCACGGTCTACATGGAAACGGAGGTCGATGCGCCCGGCCAGTGGGCCTTCCATTGTCACCTGTCCTACCACGCCGACAGCGGCATGTTCCGGAAGGTGATTGTCCAGGGCGGCCCGGTCGCCGACGCGTTGAAAAGTGAGGGCTGA
- a CDS encoding DUF934 domain-containing protein, with amino-acid sequence MALIKNGTQVSDQWITADDDTPVQADIPTIVSYKRFLEERETLVRSRAELGVKVAPGEDVTALERDLPRLQVIALDFPKFTDGRSYSAARILRQRLGFEGEIRATGEVLRDQYLFMQRAGFDSFEVRDGVEARQWLDAVREFSHYYQPAPNGTSAVWALRHAGLAAAAAE; translated from the coding sequence ATGGCTCTTATCAAGAACGGTACCCAGGTTTCGGATCAGTGGATCACCGCCGACGACGATACGCCGGTGCAGGCCGACATTCCGACCATCGTCAGCTACAAGCGCTTCCTGGAAGAACGCGAAACCCTGGTGCGCAGCCGTGCCGAACTGGGCGTGAAAGTGGCCCCGGGCGAGGATGTCACCGCGCTGGAACGCGATCTGCCACGCCTTCAGGTCATCGCCCTGGACTTCCCCAAATTCACCGATGGCCGGTCTTACAGCGCCGCCCGCATTCTGCGCCAGCGCCTCGGCTTCGAGGGCGAAATCCGCGCCACGGGCGAGGTTCTGCGGGATCAGTACCTGTTCATGCAGCGTGCCGGCTTCGACAGTTTCGAGGTCAGGGACGGCGTCGAGGCCCGGCAGTGGCTGGATGCGGTGCGGGAATTCTCGCACTATTACCAGCCTGCCCCGAACGGCACATCCGCCGTCTGGGCCCTGCGCCATGCCGGACTGGCCGCTGCGGCGGCGGAGTGA
- a CDS encoding amidase: protein MNSITRLSASELAARMRSGALTCAEVMAAFTDRIGRLNGRVNAIIQSDLDAAMRAAESADRDRADGRAQGALFGVPVAIKDNFDVAGFRTTYGAKALRDNWPESDSLHVQRMKAAGAIVVGKTNMPEFAFGADTDNALWGRTRNPYALDRTAGSSSGGAGAALALDLVPLADGTDLGGSTRIPASWCNVAGYRPSTGVVPKVPSVAPFDRLHVMGPMARRVDDLRLMLSVVSGPDPRSPIAPPFGPEEFDAPLTGNLSGMRIAFSVGSAAFTIDPAVTRALAPCADALSDAGAAVAEDDPNVAFMARSQPVFRALCAAEYAGWAVDEYGLELGHDILDLVAQSRHMTGFEMERAYAARVKAWHILAEFFTRYDLICWPTTSGTAFRPEETDHDAYDWGTVYISPALDLPTVSVPGGFTEAGLPVGLQIVGPPGSDRKVLEAAEAVERGLQVWARNPPVDRPVVAAPVAE, encoded by the coding sequence ATGAACAGCATCACCCGGTTGTCGGCATCGGAATTGGCGGCGCGGATGCGATCCGGCGCGCTGACCTGTGCCGAGGTCATGGCCGCCTTCACGGATCGGATCGGCCGGTTGAACGGGCGGGTCAACGCGATCATTCAATCGGATCTCGATGCCGCGATGCGTGCCGCCGAATCGGCGGACCGGGACCGCGCCGATGGGCGGGCGCAGGGGGCGCTGTTCGGCGTGCCTGTCGCGATCAAGGACAATTTCGATGTCGCCGGTTTTCGCACGACCTATGGTGCCAAGGCGCTGCGCGACAACTGGCCGGAATCGGACAGCCTGCATGTCCAGCGCATGAAAGCCGCCGGCGCCATCGTCGTGGGCAAGACCAATATGCCGGAATTCGCCTTCGGGGCCGATACCGACAACGCCCTGTGGGGACGGACGCGCAATCCCTACGCGCTGGATCGGACGGCGGGCTCCAGTTCGGGCGGGGCCGGCGCGGCGCTGGCGCTGGACCTCGTGCCGCTGGCGGACGGAACCGACCTGGGCGGATCGACCCGCATTCCGGCATCCTGGTGCAATGTCGCGGGGTATCGCCCGTCGACCGGCGTCGTGCCGAAAGTGCCCAGCGTCGCCCCTTTCGACCGGCTGCATGTCATGGGGCCGATGGCAAGGCGGGTCGACGATCTGCGCCTGATGCTGTCGGTAGTGTCCGGACCCGATCCGCGCAGCCCCATCGCGCCGCCCTTCGGCCCGGAAGAGTTCGATGCGCCATTGACGGGGAACCTGTCCGGCATGCGGATCGCCTTTTCGGTCGGCTCCGCCGCCTTCACCATCGACCCGGCGGTGACCCGGGCGCTGGCACCCTGCGCCGATGCACTTTCGGATGCCGGCGCCGCCGTGGCGGAGGACGACCCGAATGTCGCCTTCATGGCGCGCAGTCAGCCGGTCTTCCGGGCGCTCTGCGCCGCCGAATATGCCGGCTGGGCGGTTGACGAATACGGGCTGGAACTGGGGCACGACATCCTGGATCTGGTCGCCCAGTCGCGTCACATGACGGGCTTTGAAATGGAGCGGGCCTATGCGGCGCGGGTCAAGGCCTGGCACATCCTGGCGGAATTCTTCACGCGCTATGACCTGATCTGCTGGCCGACGACCAGCGGCACCGCCTTTCGACCGGAAGAAACGGACCATGATGCCTATGACTGGGGCACGGTCTATATCAGTCCGGCGCTGGACCTGCCGACCGTTTCGGTACCCGGTGGCTTTACCGAAGCGGGCCTGCCCGTCGGGCTGCAGATCGTCGGTCCGCCCGGCAGCGACCGCAAGGTGCTGGAGGCGGCGGAGGCGGTCGAACGCGGCCTTCAGGTCTGGGCCCGCAATCCCCCCGTGGACCGGCCGGTCGTCGCCGCACCCGTGGCGGAATAA
- a CDS encoding copper resistance protein B: MRKTLAALAVLFSGATTTAQAEPIVWGVQVEQLEHRLGEADGNLLAWDFDAFVGDDDLKFVWRSEAEYETGPSRFESLENQARLQFPVSDFFDGVMGIRVENPKSYDRVDFVAGLHGLTKQWFEVDADLFLSDHPSARFEVEYEGLITNRVTLTPSFEMDLPFTDDSEKDVGAWGVTTEIGARVSYDLVDRLFSPYVGVHYERSFGETERILSNEGEASESVYLVTGMKVLF, translated from the coding sequence ATGAGGAAAACACTTGCCGCTTTGGCCGTCCTGTTCTCCGGCGCCACAACCACGGCACAGGCGGAACCCATCGTCTGGGGTGTCCAGGTGGAACAGTTGGAGCATCGCCTCGGGGAAGCGGACGGCAATCTCCTGGCGTGGGACTTCGACGCATTCGTTGGGGACGACGATCTGAAATTCGTCTGGCGCAGCGAAGCAGAATACGAAACCGGTCCAAGCCGCTTCGAGTCCCTTGAGAACCAGGCCCGGCTGCAGTTTCCGGTGTCGGACTTCTTCGACGGGGTCATGGGTATCCGGGTGGAAAATCCGAAAAGCTATGACCGGGTCGACTTTGTCGCCGGCCTGCACGGCCTGACGAAACAGTGGTTCGAGGTCGATGCCGATCTGTTCCTGTCGGATCACCCTTCCGCCCGGTTCGAGGTCGAATATGAGGGGCTGATTACCAACAGGGTCACCCTGACGCCCAGTTTCGAAATGGACCTGCCCTTCACCGACGATTCCGAAAAGGATGTCGGTGCCTGGGGCGTGACAACGGAGATCGGTGCCCGGGTAAGCTATGATCTGGTCGACCGGCTGTTCTCTCCCTATGTCGGGGTTCACTACGAACGCAGCTTCGGCGAGACCGAGCGAATTCTCTCCAACGAAGGAGAGGCCAGCGAGTCGGTCTATCTGGTTACCGGGATGAAAGTCCTGTTCTGA
- the eutB gene encoding hydroxyectoine utilization dehydratase EutB: MTDAHIPLSAIEAAHEKIRPHVLRTPLVPAFPLSDSVGGEIRLKLEFLQATGAFKLRGATNAILSLSDADRARGVVTCSTGNHGRGVAYAAHLLGVRAVVCMSELVPQVKVDGIKRFGGEVRIGGKSQDEAEVEAMRLMREEGMIYISPFDHAHVIAGQGTIGLELVEDWAEMDTVVVPLSGGGLLAGIASAVKARRPSTRLIGVTMERGPAMYDSLRAGKPVEVVEEPTLADSLGGGIGLDNAHTFAMVRDLVDETVLVSETEIAAAMRGLYRDQQIVCEGGAAVGVAALMSGKIDAKNRHTAVIVSGRNVDMDIFTRIVNGEDVDLARERS, from the coding sequence ATGACAGATGCACACATTCCCTTGTCCGCCATCGAGGCAGCGCACGAGAAAATTCGTCCGCATGTGCTTCGCACGCCCCTGGTCCCGGCCTTTCCCCTGTCCGACTCGGTCGGCGGAGAAATCCGGTTGAAACTGGAGTTCCTGCAGGCGACCGGTGCCTTCAAACTGCGCGGTGCGACCAATGCGATCTTGTCGCTCAGCGACGCGGATCGTGCCCGGGGCGTCGTTACCTGCTCCACGGGCAATCACGGGCGCGGGGTCGCCTATGCCGCGCACCTCCTCGGGGTGCGGGCGGTGGTCTGCATGTCGGAGCTGGTGCCGCAGGTGAAGGTGGACGGCATCAAGCGCTTCGGCGGCGAAGTCCGCATCGGCGGCAAGAGCCAGGACGAGGCCGAAGTCGAGGCCATGCGCCTGATGCGCGAAGAAGGCATGATCTATATCTCGCCCTTCGACCACGCGCATGTCATTGCCGGCCAGGGCACGATCGGCCTGGAACTGGTCGAGGACTGGGCCGAGATGGATACGGTCGTCGTGCCCTTGTCCGGCGGCGGTCTGCTGGCCGGAATTGCCTCGGCGGTGAAGGCCAGGCGCCCGTCGACGCGCCTGATCGGCGTCACAATGGAACGCGGCCCGGCAATGTATGACAGCCTGCGCGCCGGCAAGCCGGTTGAGGTCGTCGAGGAACCGACCCTTGCGGACTCGCTCGGCGGCGGTATTGGACTGGACAATGCCCATACCTTTGCCATGGTCCGCGACCTCGTCGACGAGACGGTTCTCGTCAGCGAAACGGAGATCGCGGCGGCGATGCGGGGGCTGTATCGCGATCAGCAGATCGTCTGCGAAGGCGGTGCCGCGGTCGGCGTGGCCGCCCTCATGTCCGGCAAGATCGACGCGAAGAACCGGCACACCGCCGTCATCGTCAGCGGCCGCAATGTCGACATGGATATCTTTACCCGGATCGTGAACGGCGAAGACGTCGATCTGGCCAGGGAACGCTCCTGA
- a CDS encoding cyclodeaminase produces the protein MQEILILNENELRQAITLDMTAVDLVAEAFAKLSDGSVIMPPILRMDMEDRNGEVDVKTAYVPGLDGFAIKVSPGFFDNPKKGLSTTSGLMVVHDAKTGFVQAVLLDNGYLTDVRTAAAGAVAARCLSVKNASRAAVIGTGLQARLQIQALTLVRPIETVTVWGRDPEKAAACAQDIEWSTSLKTRIAGSVEEALADAQIAVTTTPSRTPLIDESMLHPGLHITAMGSDAEHKNELAPNVIAEADLFVCDKHEQSARLGELHHAVGAGVVPEDMPVTELGHVVAGTHPGRQSDDAVTVCDLTGTGAQDTAIATYALSVALENSFGTRITN, from the coding sequence ATGCAAGAAATCCTGATCCTGAACGAAAACGAACTGCGCCAGGCGATCACGCTGGACATGACGGCGGTCGATCTGGTCGCCGAGGCCTTCGCGAAACTGTCCGACGGTTCGGTCATCATGCCGCCGATCCTGCGCATGGACATGGAGGACAGAAACGGAGAGGTCGACGTGAAGACCGCCTATGTCCCGGGACTGGACGGCTTTGCTATCAAGGTCAGCCCGGGTTTCTTCGACAACCCGAAAAAGGGTCTGTCGACGACCAGCGGGCTCATGGTCGTGCATGATGCCAAGACCGGCTTCGTGCAGGCGGTCCTGCTGGACAACGGCTATCTGACAGATGTGCGCACCGCAGCCGCCGGTGCGGTCGCCGCGCGATGCCTGTCCGTCAAGAACGCCAGCCGCGCCGCGGTCATCGGGACCGGGCTGCAGGCACGATTGCAGATCCAGGCGCTGACCCTGGTCCGGCCGATCGAAACCGTAACCGTCTGGGGCCGGGACCCCGAAAAGGCCGCCGCCTGCGCGCAGGATATCGAATGGTCGACTTCCCTGAAGACCAGGATTGCCGGTTCTGTGGAGGAGGCCCTGGCCGACGCGCAGATTGCCGTGACGACGACCCCCAGCCGCACACCGCTGATCGACGAGTCGATGCTGCATCCCGGCCTGCATATCACCGCCATGGGGTCGGATGCGGAGCATAAGAACGAGCTGGCCCCGAACGTCATTGCCGAGGCCGATCTCTTCGTTTGCGACAAGCATGAACAATCCGCGCGGCTGGGCGAACTGCACCATGCCGTGGGCGCCGGTGTCGTGCCGGAAGACATGCCGGTCACGGAACTGGGCCATGTTGTCGCCGGCACCCATCCGGGACGTCAGAGCGACGATGCCGTGACCGTCTGCGACCTGACCGGAACCGGCGCGCAGGACACGGCGATCGCCACCTATGCCCTGTCCGTCGCTCTGGAAAACAGCTTCGGTACCCGCATCACCAACTGA
- a CDS encoding DUF2849 domain-containing protein has protein sequence MSLKALKANRLSDGEAVWLTDAGGWSDRVSAARTEGDADGHAALEKIGAQATADALVVDAELIDVEIRDGAPVPTKLKERIRALGPTVRLDLGKQAEPKSRLQEVA, from the coding sequence ATGAGCCTGAAAGCCCTGAAAGCCAACCGCCTGTCCGACGGCGAAGCCGTCTGGCTGACCGATGCCGGCGGCTGGTCCGACCGCGTCTCCGCCGCCCGGACCGAAGGCGATGCCGACGGCCATGCCGCGTTGGAGAAGATCGGTGCCCAGGCCACGGCCGACGCCCTGGTCGTCGATGCCGAACTGATCGACGTCGAAATCCGGGACGGCGCGCCGGTCCCGACCAAACTGAAGGAGCGCATTCGTGCGCTGGGGCCGACCGTGCGCCTCGATCTCGGCAAGCAGGCCGAGCCGAAATCCCGTCTGCAAGAGGTTGCGTAA
- a CDS encoding DUF4168 domain-containing protein, with the protein MTSMNHAMANLPPAPTGADWKALLIAGALALATLPALLTADPATAYPWQPHHVAGMESAGSLVTAQSGEEISDETLKSFKTAKTTVMAIKDEWQNRVERGEVDAEDESAQDIVRIQMTAAIEQNGLSVDTYNRIDTALKSDALLRQRYQDLP; encoded by the coding sequence ATGACCAGCATGAATCACGCGATGGCCAATCTTCCCCCGGCCCCGACCGGAGCCGATTGGAAAGCCCTGTTGATCGCGGGCGCCCTGGCGCTCGCCACCCTGCCCGCACTCCTCACCGCCGATCCTGCCACAGCCTATCCGTGGCAGCCCCATCACGTTGCGGGAATGGAATCCGCCGGCAGCCTCGTCACCGCGCAGAGCGGGGAAGAGATCAGCGACGAAACCCTGAAATCCTTCAAGACCGCCAAGACAACGGTCATGGCCATCAAGGACGAATGGCAGAACCGCGTCGAGCGGGGCGAAGTCGACGCCGAGGATGAGTCCGCACAGGACATTGTGCGCATTCAGATGACCGCCGCGATCGAACAGAACGGCCTGAGCGTCGACACCTACAATCGCATCGACACCGCGCTGAAATCCGACGCCCTGCTGCGTCAGCGCTATCAGGACCTTCCGTAG
- a CDS encoding nitrite/sulfite reductase, with product MYRYDEFDAQLVQERVAQFRGQVARRVAGELTEDEFKPLRLMNGLYLQIHAYMLRVAIPYGTFNATQMRKLAHIARVYDKGYGHFTTRQNIQYNWITLDQTPDILEELATVEMHAIQTSGNCIRNTTADPYAGAAVDEHEDPRIWAEIIRQWSSFHPEFSFLPRKFKIAVTGAENDRAAVRVHDIGLVIVRNDAGEVGFKVMVGGGQGRTPMIAKTIREFVPKDNLLSYLEAVLRVYNMLGRRDNKYKARIKILVHEVGVEEVTRLVEAEWEAMKKETSVDLPAEERDRIAAYFAPPAFETLADTDTGFEARKFEDRDFRHWVRTNVKPHRQPGYAIVDISLKPTGGIPGDITADQMDAVADIADAYAVDSEIRATYQQNLVLPHVRLQDLPAVYDRLVAADLATGNIGLAGDIIACPGLDYCNLANARSIPVSQAISERFADLNRQYDIGPLEIKISGCINACGHHHVGHIGILGVDRKGEEHYQLTLGGRADDAAAIGKITGPGFSADGIVDAVETVVETYLTLRRDPAERFIDTLERLGPQPFKERLYGAKAA from the coding sequence ATGTACCGTTACGACGAATTCGACGCTCAGCTGGTCCAGGAACGGGTCGCCCAGTTCCGCGGTCAGGTCGCCCGCCGGGTCGCCGGCGAACTGACCGAAGACGAATTCAAGCCGCTGCGCCTGATGAACGGCCTCTATCTGCAGATTCATGCCTATATGCTGCGCGTCGCCATTCCCTATGGCACGTTCAATGCCACGCAGATGCGCAAGCTGGCCCATATCGCGCGGGTCTACGACAAGGGCTACGGCCATTTCACCACGCGCCAGAACATTCAGTACAACTGGATCACGCTGGACCAGACCCCGGACATCCTGGAGGAACTGGCCACTGTCGAGATGCACGCCATCCAGACCTCGGGCAACTGCATTCGGAACACGACCGCCGACCCCTATGCCGGCGCCGCCGTGGACGAGCATGAAGACCCGCGCATCTGGGCGGAAATCATCCGGCAGTGGTCCAGCTTCCACCCGGAATTCAGCTTCCTGCCGCGCAAGTTCAAGATCGCCGTGACCGGTGCCGAGAACGACCGTGCCGCCGTGCGCGTGCACGATATCGGCCTGGTCATTGTGCGCAACGATGCGGGCGAAGTCGGCTTCAAGGTGATGGTCGGCGGCGGTCAGGGCCGCACCCCGATGATCGCAAAGACGATCCGGGAATTCGTGCCGAAGGACAATCTGCTGTCCTATCTGGAGGCCGTGCTGCGCGTCTACAACATGCTCGGCCGCCGCGACAACAAGTACAAGGCACGGATCAAGATCCTGGTCCACGAAGTCGGCGTCGAGGAAGTGACCCGCCTGGTCGAGGCCGAGTGGGAAGCGATGAAGAAGGAAACCTCTGTCGACCTGCCGGCCGAGGAGCGCGACCGCATTGCCGCCTATTTCGCGCCGCCCGCCTTCGAGACGCTGGCCGACACCGACACCGGCTTCGAAGCCCGCAAGTTCGAGGACCGCGACTTCCGTCACTGGGTGCGTACCAATGTGAAGCCGCACCGTCAGCCAGGCTATGCCATCGTCGACATCTCGCTCAAGCCGACCGGCGGCATTCCCGGCGACATCACCGCCGACCAGATGGACGCGGTCGCGGATATCGCCGATGCCTATGCCGTCGACAGCGAAATCCGCGCGACCTATCAGCAGAACCTGGTTCTGCCGCATGTCCGCCTGCAGGACCTGCCCGCCGTCTATGACCGTCTGGTCGCGGCCGATCTAGCAACCGGCAATATCGGTCTGGCCGGCGACATCATCGCCTGCCCCGGGCTGGACTACTGCAACCTGGCCAACGCCCGGTCGATCCCGGTTTCCCAGGCAATCTCCGAACGGTTCGCGGACCTGAACCGCCAGTACGATATCGGCCCGCTGGAGATCAAGATTTCCGGCTGCATCAATGCCTGCGGCCATCACCATGTCGGCCATATCGGCATTCTGGGCGTCGACCGGAAGGGCGAGGAGCATTACCAGCTCACGCTGGGCGGGCGCGCCGACGATGCCGCCGCCATCGGCAAGATCACCGGCCCCGGCTTCAGCGCCGACGGCATTGTCGACGCGGTGGAAACCGTCGTCGAAACCTATCTGACGCTGCGCCGCGATCCCGCGGAACGCTTCATCGACACGCTTGAACGCCTGGGACCCCAGCCGTTCAAGGAGCGCCTGTACGGCGCCAAGGCCGCCTGA
- a CDS encoding NAD(P)-dependent oxidoreductase produces MDVFPSFWRLENRSVIVVGGADAAIRKLRLLARTPARLTVFSDHPAAEIAALERNGRIVLNRRTLTVADIDDDAAFAVVATEDDAVAEDAVTLLRAARVPVNAVDRTELCDFLIPSIVDRNPVVIGIATGGAAPILARNVRETLEAILPARLGNLAAFARRFRGAVSATLGDGKARKAFWESFFAGPVAQQVLDGDEAAANDAMLTVLNRRAAAERPAGSVTLIEVDAVETDLLSLRALRRMQRADIVLHRPDAAPALMELTRRDADRAEWTRADSVLDLAARHAGVGLSVVVLGPPGSLPETRYETLRHGAAPDARPAALAAV; encoded by the coding sequence ATGGACGTGTTTCCGTCCTTCTGGCGTCTGGAGAACAGAAGCGTGATCGTGGTCGGCGGCGCCGATGCGGCGATCCGCAAACTGCGCCTGCTCGCCCGAACGCCGGCCCGCCTCACCGTATTCTCCGACCACCCGGCGGCGGAAATCGCCGCCCTGGAGCGAAACGGGCGTATCGTCCTGAACCGACGCACCCTGACCGTGGCCGACATCGACGATGACGCCGCCTTTGCGGTCGTCGCCACAGAGGATGATGCTGTCGCCGAAGACGCTGTCACCCTGTTGCGCGCGGCCCGTGTCCCGGTGAACGCCGTCGATCGGACCGAACTCTGCGATTTCCTGATCCCGTCCATCGTCGACCGCAACCCGGTCGTGATCGGGATCGCAACCGGGGGCGCCGCGCCGATCCTGGCCCGGAATGTCCGTGAGACGCTGGAAGCGATCCTGCCCGCGCGCCTGGGCAATCTGGCCGCCTTCGCCCGGCGTTTCCGGGGTGCGGTCTCTGCAACACTGGGTGACGGCAAGGCCCGCAAGGCCTTCTGGGAAAGCTTCTTCGCCGGGCCGGTTGCCCAGCAGGTACTGGACGGTGACGAGGCCGCGGCCAATGACGCCATGCTGACGGTCCTGAACCGGCGCGCGGCCGCCGAACGCCCGGCTGGCAGCGTGACACTGATCGAAGTCGATGCGGTCGAGACGGACCTGCTCAGCCTACGCGCGCTGCGGCGGATGCAGCGCGCCGACATCGTGCTGCATCGCCCCGACGCCGCCCCGGCGCTGATGGAACTGACTCGCCGCGACGCGGACCGTGCCGAATGGACCCGCGCCGACAGCGTCCTTGACCTTGCGGCCCGTCATGCCGGCGTCGGCCTGTCCGTGGTCGTTCTGGGCCCGCCCGGCAGCCTGCCCGAAACCCGTTACGAAACCCTGCGCCATGGCGCGGCCCCGGATGCCCGTCCGGCCGCCCTGGCCGCCGTCTGA
- a CDS encoding plastocyanin/azurin family copper-binding protein, whose protein sequence is MTFSVKNSVSAVFAFGLSASLALASAFAAGEHGGGHGHGAKIGQPGDPSAVSRTIEVNMGDNFYEPEEIEVKEGETVRFVVTNKGEFVHEFNIATAEMHKAHQPEMMMMMEHGVLEGDRINWEAAKAMQESMGHGMHEEPNSILLEPGQTAEIVWQFPDHAELEFACNVPGHYGAGMVGPIKLSH, encoded by the coding sequence ATGACGTTCTCTGTGAAAAATTCCGTCTCGGCCGTCTTTGCTTTCGGTCTGAGTGCTTCGCTTGCCCTCGCCTCCGCCTTTGCGGCCGGTGAACATGGCGGCGGCCATGGTCATGGCGCCAAGATCGGTCAACCGGGGGACCCGTCCGCCGTGTCACGTACCATCGAAGTCAACATGGGCGACAACTTCTACGAACCCGAGGAAATCGAGGTCAAGGAAGGGGAAACCGTTCGTTTCGTCGTCACCAACAAGGGCGAATTCGTGCACGAGTTCAACATTGCGACGGCGGAAATGCACAAGGCCCATCAGCCCGAAATGATGATGATGATGGAGCACGGCGTGCTGGAAGGCGACCGGATCAACTGGGAAGCTGCCAAGGCCATGCAGGAGTCCATGGGCCACGGCATGCATGAGGAACCGAACAGTATCCTTCTGGAACCGGGACAGACCGCTGAGATCGTATGGCAGTTTCCGGATCATGCCGAACTGGAATTCGCCTGCAATGTGCCCGGCCATTACGGCGCGGGCATGGTCGGACCGATCAAGCTGTCGCATTGA